Proteins encoded by one window of Clostridium bornimense:
- the leuS gene encoding leucine--tRNA ligase: MEKYSTKIDAKWQKKWSEDETYKFDGSNLDKKLYVLEMFSYPSGAKLHAGHWFNYGPVDSWARFKRMHGYNVFQPMGFDAFGLPAENYAIKTGIHPKDSTFKNIKTMEEQLKAMGAMFNWENEVITCSEDYYKWTQWLFLKLYEKGLAYRKNAPVNWCPSCNTVLANEQVVDGACERCNSEVTKKNLTQWFFKITDYADELLEKLDDLDWPEKTKAMQRHWIGKSNGAEVTFKVKDSDVQFDVFTTRVDTLNGVTYVVLAPESPLVDEVVKDEYKAEIESYKEATAKQSEIERQSITREKTGVFTGAYAINPINGKEVPIWVGDYVIASYGTGAVMAVPAHDERDFAFATKYNLPITRVIEGGDLPFTEYGLLVNSGEFDGLKGDEAKLAIVKKLEESKNGSLKVNYRLRDWLVSRQRYWGAPIPVIHCDHCGVVPVPEKDLPVQLPYNVEFTPDGKSPLAKCDEFINTTCPKCGKPAKRDADTLDTFVCSSWYYLRYADPHNTEKPFDSEIVNKMLPVDMYVGGPEHACMHLLYARFINKALRDMGYLNFDEPFTSLKHQGLILGPDGLKMSKSKGNTISPDDYIKEYGADVFRLYLMFGFQYEEGGAWSDDGIKSISKFVERMERILGTALAAIKSGENNKDTMDKLEKELNFVRNHTIKSVETDTEKFQFNTSIARMMEFTNALSKYINEKDKNLNFLKDTCIDYIKLLAPFAPHLAEDLWEAFGNNDSVFNAKYPVCDESALVKDEVEIAIQVNGKIKAKINIASGLEEEEIKAAALDNDSVKAAIGDKTVVKVIVIKGRLVNIVIK; encoded by the coding sequence ATGGAAAAGTACTCAACTAAAATTGATGCTAAATGGCAAAAAAAATGGAGTGAAGATGAAACTTATAAATTTGATGGAAGTAATCTAGATAAGAAACTATATGTTCTTGAAATGTTTTCTTATCCATCAGGAGCTAAACTTCATGCTGGTCACTGGTTTAACTACGGTCCTGTAGATTCTTGGGCTAGATTTAAAAGAATGCACGGCTACAACGTATTTCAACCAATGGGCTTTGATGCTTTTGGATTACCTGCTGAAAACTATGCTATAAAGACAGGCATTCATCCAAAAGACTCTACTTTTAAAAATATAAAAACAATGGAAGAACAATTAAAGGCTATGGGAGCTATGTTCAACTGGGAAAATGAAGTAATAACTTGCTCTGAAGATTATTATAAATGGACTCAATGGTTATTCTTAAAACTTTATGAAAAAGGATTAGCTTATAGAAAAAATGCTCCAGTGAACTGGTGTCCTTCATGTAACACAGTTTTAGCTAATGAACAAGTAGTTGATGGTGCTTGTGAAAGATGTAATTCCGAAGTAACTAAAAAAAATCTTACTCAGTGGTTCTTCAAAATTACTGATTATGCAGATGAATTATTAGAAAAACTTGATGATTTAGATTGGCCTGAAAAAACTAAAGCTATGCAACGTCATTGGATCGGAAAATCAAATGGAGCAGAAGTAACTTTTAAAGTTAAAGATAGCGATGTTCAATTTGATGTATTTACAACAAGAGTAGACACTCTAAATGGTGTTACTTATGTTGTTTTAGCACCAGAAAGTCCATTAGTAGACGAAGTAGTAAAAGATGAGTATAAGGCAGAAATCGAAAGTTATAAAGAAGCTACTGCAAAACAATCTGAAATAGAAAGACAATCTATTACAAGAGAAAAAACTGGTGTATTTACTGGTGCCTACGCTATTAATCCAATCAACGGAAAAGAAGTACCAATATGGGTTGGTGACTATGTAATTGCATCATATGGTACTGGAGCTGTTATGGCTGTTCCAGCTCATGATGAAAGAGATTTTGCATTTGCTACTAAATACAATTTACCAATAACAAGAGTTATTGAAGGTGGAGACCTTCCATTTACTGAGTATGGACTACTTGTAAACTCTGGTGAATTTGATGGATTAAAAGGCGATGAAGCAAAATTAGCAATTGTTAAAAAACTAGAAGAATCTAAGAATGGTTCTTTAAAAGTTAACTATAGATTGAGAGACTGGCTAGTATCTAGACAAAGATATTGGGGAGCACCTATCCCAGTTATTCATTGCGATCACTGTGGCGTTGTTCCAGTACCGGAAAAAGATCTTCCAGTACAACTACCATACAATGTAGAATTTACTCCAGATGGAAAATCACCATTAGCTAAATGTGACGAATTTATTAATACTACATGTCCTAAATGTGGCAAACCAGCTAAGAGAGATGCAGATACTTTAGATACATTTGTATGTTCTTCTTGGTACTACTTAAGATATGCAGATCCTCATAATACCGAAAAACCATTTGACTCTGAGATAGTAAATAAAATGTTACCAGTAGATATGTATGTTGGAGGACCAGAACATGCTTGTATGCACCTTCTATATGCAAGATTTATTAATAAAGCATTAAGAGACATGGGATATCTTAATTTTGACGAACCATTTACTTCATTAAAACATCAAGGTCTTATCCTTGGACCAGATGGACTAAAAATGAGTAAATCTAAAGGAAATACTATTTCTCCAGATGACTATATCAAAGAATATGGTGCTGATGTATTTAGACTATACTTAATGTTTGGCTTCCAATATGAAGAAGGTGGAGCTTGGAGTGATGATGGTATCAAATCTATAAGCAAATTCGTTGAAAGAATGGAAAGAATTCTTGGAACTGCTTTAGCTGCTATAAAATCTGGTGAAAATAATAAAGATACAATGGATAAACTAGAAAAAGAACTTAACTTCGTTAGAAATCATACTATTAAGAGCGTAGAAACCGATACAGAAAAATTCCAATTTAATACTTCTATAGCAAGAATGATGGAATTCACAAATGCACTTTCTAAATATATCAATGAAAAAGACAAGAATCTTAATTTCTTAAAAGACACTTGCATAGATTATATTAAGTTACTTGCTCCATTTGCCCCTCACTTAGCTGAAGATCTTTGGGAAGCTTTTGGAAACAATGATTCTGTATTTAATGCAAAATATCCAGTATGTGATGAATCTGCTCTTGTTAAAGATGAAGTTGAAATAGCAATTCAAGTTAACGGTAAAATTAAAGCTAAAATTAATATTGCTAGTGGACTAGAAGAAGAAGAAATTAAAGCTGCTGCTTTAGATAATGATTCTGTAAAAGCTGCTATAGGTGATAAAACAGTAGTTAAAGTTATCGTTATTAAAGGTAGATTAGTTAATATAGTTATAAAATAA
- a CDS encoding DUF1189 domain-containing protein — MFLVKGFLASTFKPEEYKEVRKKGMQYGFLYLFIAILLFTVITVIPVIGPMQKTFNKITNEVIPPFTIKSGEMSLKNGEDFYEKELDGSVFMVDLNAENDNTDQFNKYISGILISKNKIYIKTPNESMDFNIDKRFNIDDEEIKKFMPMMKIGMIISFFFIIVVNFISYLWVSLIIALVGNIAKSILKVNLSFKELFNMALYSLTTPLLVVLIMSFVYPLSSDANTFIIMVLGAITIIRGIKSMKVNINV, encoded by the coding sequence ATGTTTTTAGTGAAAGGTTTTTTAGCTTCAACTTTTAAACCAGAAGAATATAAAGAAGTAAGAAAAAAAGGCATGCAATATGGTTTTTTATATCTATTTATAGCTATATTATTATTTACTGTAATTACTGTTATACCAGTGATAGGGCCTATGCAAAAAACATTTAATAAAATAACAAATGAAGTTATACCTCCATTTACTATAAAAAGTGGTGAAATGTCACTTAAAAATGGGGAAGACTTTTATGAAAAAGAATTAGATGGTTCAGTATTTATGGTAGATTTAAATGCGGAAAATGATAATACAGATCAATTTAACAAATATATAAGTGGAATATTAATTAGTAAAAATAAAATTTATATAAAAACACCTAATGAAAGTATGGATTTTAATATAGATAAAAGATTTAACATAGATGATGAAGAAATTAAAAAGTTTATGCCTATGATGAAAATAGGAATGATAATATCATTTTTCTTTATTATAGTGGTAAATTTTATTAGCTATTTATGGGTAAGTCTAATAATTGCATTGGTTGGAAATATAGCTAAATCTATATTGAAAGTAAATTTATCTTTTAAAGAGTTGTTCAATATGGCCTTATACTCTTTGACTACACCATTATTAGTTGTATTAATAATGAGTTTTGTATATCCATTGTCGTCAGATGCTAACACATTTATCATTATGGTATTAGGGGCTATAACAATAATAAGAGGAATAAAATCAATGAAAGTCAATATAAATGTTTAG
- a CDS encoding DUF1189 domain-containing protein, translating into MNFFKYFAIAIAKPKQYHKFMKVSLKKGFLYLFILVLLTSIPYIFYSAKNNKDIYEKLQVISTIVKNDIPDFEMTKDKLTIKEDVSIDKDIDGIRVIVDKNKDIEVSEIAKMGSAVVLDKNKIAIVANGQGSVTSVPNEKLEDNKLTKADLQKQVDEGYIPAKKNASKVGVASLISNTLVNYGLFLIVTAIVAGVSIVTAKNLYIKMSYKDLFRISLFAMTTSIFVNLFVMFSPTLSKGGIIFVIAPALIYMWFGLKHIKLNGYAEEISYKEEPKRVEPKL; encoded by the coding sequence ATGAATTTTTTTAAGTATTTTGCAATAGCGATAGCTAAACCTAAACAGTATCATAAATTTATGAAAGTTAGTTTAAAGAAAGGTTTTTTATACTTATTTATTTTAGTACTTTTAACAAGTATACCATATATATTTTATAGTGCTAAAAACAACAAAGATATTTACGAAAAATTACAAGTTATATCTACAATTGTAAAAAATGATATCCCTGATTTTGAAATGACAAAAGATAAACTTACTATAAAAGAAGATGTTTCTATTGATAAGGATATAGATGGAATTAGAGTTATAGTAGATAAAAATAAAGATATAGAAGTTTCAGAAATAGCAAAAATGGGATCAGCTGTAGTTTTAGATAAGAATAAAATTGCTATTGTAGCAAATGGTCAAGGATCAGTGACTTCTGTTCCAAATGAAAAGTTAGAAGACAATAAGCTAACTAAAGCTGATTTGCAAAAGCAAGTGGATGAAGGTTATATTCCAGCAAAAAAGAATGCTTCTAAAGTAGGTGTAGCAAGTTTAATAAGTAATACATTGGTTAACTATGGACTATTTTTAATAGTTACAGCAATAGTAGCAGGAGTTTCAATTGTTACAGCTAAAAACTTATATATTAAGATGTCATATAAAGATTTATTTAGGATTTCTTTATTTGCTATGACAACATCAATTTTTGTAAATCTATTTGTTATGTTCTCACCAACTTTATCAAAGGGTGGAATTATATTTGTTATAGCGCCAGCATTGATTTATATGTGGTTTGGATTAAAGCATATAAAATTAAATGGATATGCTGAAGAAATTTCATATAAAGAGGAGCCTAAGAGAGTAGAACCTAAGCTATAA
- a CDS encoding permease, whose amino-acid sequence MNNFIKVIKRYKFFAFSLTLLIIISLLNKSIGYKSILSATDSFVQMISVLPPIMILLGLIDVWVPREKLIKYMGNNSGLIGIFLSMLIASIAAGPMYAAFPFTTVLLKKGARFSNIIIFMNTWCVVKISTLLFEFSSLGYKFTIARLIIDIPGVILMGYIVNYFMDKKSLIAIYEKASK is encoded by the coding sequence ATGAATAATTTTATAAAAGTAATTAAAAGATATAAGTTCTTTGCTTTTTCTCTAACTTTACTTATTATAATATCATTGCTAAATAAGTCTATCGGATATAAAAGTATTCTAAGTGCAACAGATAGCTTTGTACAAATGATTTCTGTATTACCTCCTATTATGATTTTACTAGGACTTATTGATGTATGGGTTCCTAGAGAAAAATTAATTAAGTATATGGGGAATAACTCTGGACTTATTGGTATATTTCTATCAATGCTAATTGCTTCTATTGCTGCTGGACCCATGTATGCAGCTTTTCCATTTACCACAGTTCTTCTTAAAAAAGGTGCAAGGTTTAGTAATATAATTATTTTTATGAACACTTGGTGTGTTGTAAAAATTTCCACATTGCTATTTGAATTTTCATCTCTAGGATATAAATTTACAATAGCTAGACTTATCATAGATATTCCTGGTGTCATATTAATGGGCTACATTGTTAACTACTTTATGGATAAAAAATCTTTAATTGCAATATACGAAAAAGCCTCAAAATAA
- a CDS encoding J domain-containing protein, with the protein MAKNPYEVLGVSPNASKEEIEKAYRKLIREYHPDQYGDNPLKKLAEEKLQEVNEAYDKIKSNSSYNNNYSNNNYTNNNNNNEFTQVRFAIQNGNIAQAESMLNNITNRNAEWNFLMGMVHARRNWNDSAYNYFRTACSMDPYNREYSSMLNAMNRQNQQYRNYNTYGNQGCSACDMCQCLVCSDCCCECFGGDLISCC; encoded by the coding sequence GTGGCAAAGAATCCATATGAAGTATTAGGAGTATCGCCTAATGCCTCTAAAGAAGAAATTGAAAAAGCATATAGAAAATTAATAAGAGAATATCATCCAGATCAATATGGAGATAATCCTCTAAAAAAACTAGCTGAAGAAAAACTTCAAGAAGTTAATGAAGCATATGATAAAATAAAATCAAATAGTAGCTACAATAATAACTACTCTAACAATAATTATACAAATAATAATAATAATAATGAATTTACTCAAGTTAGATTTGCTATTCAAAATGGAAATATAGCACAAGCTGAATCTATGCTAAATAATATTACAAATAGAAATGCAGAATGGAACTTCCTAATGGGAATGGTTCATGCTAGACGTAATTGGAATGATAGTGCTTACAACTATTTTAGAACAGCTTGTTCAATGGATCCATATAATAGAGAATATTCTTCTATGTTAAATGCTATGAATAGACAAAATCAACAATATAGAAATTACAATACCTATGGTAATCAAGGATGCTCAGCCTGCGATATGTGCCAATGTTTAGTCTGCTCTGATTGCTGCTGTGAATGCTTTGGTGGAGATTTAATTTCTTGCTGTTAA
- a CDS encoding DUF5685 family protein translates to MFGYVLPNKMELKVKEYELFKAYYCGVCKSIKKNFGQLPRMTLSYDMTFLAILLDSIESNGTYVQSERCFVHPHKKKPYVLDNKALSYAAFCNVALTYFKLVDDKQDDKSITSSFLSFILKGYFKKFPKDSDKILLEIEKNLYNLSQLEKGGIAQSIDEISHPFAHLTGYLISVYNSNDENLYNLGYNLGKWIYLIDAIDDLEKDMQKNKFNPLNDILNKENLPYQEFRSSILERIEFNLTTCGRIAFNELDNINLKKNKEIIKNILSLGLIMKMDKILNVNNCKECGTSGKESI, encoded by the coding sequence ATGTTTGGATATGTTTTACCTAATAAAATGGAACTTAAGGTTAAAGAATATGAACTTTTTAAAGCTTATTATTGCGGCGTTTGTAAGAGTATAAAGAAGAACTTTGGGCAATTGCCAAGAATGACTCTTAGTTATGATATGACATTCTTAGCAATTTTATTAGATTCCATTGAATCTAATGGTACATATGTACAATCAGAAAGATGCTTTGTCCACCCACATAAAAAAAAGCCTTATGTATTAGATAATAAAGCTTTATCATATGCAGCATTTTGTAATGTTGCATTGACTTATTTTAAACTTGTAGATGATAAACAAGATGATAAATCAATTACCTCATCCTTTTTATCTTTTATTTTAAAAGGATATTTTAAAAAATTCCCCAAAGACTCTGATAAAATTTTGCTAGAAATAGAAAAGAACCTTTATAATCTATCACAACTTGAAAAAGGTGGAATTGCACAATCTATTGATGAAATTTCTCATCCATTTGCTCACTTAACAGGATATTTAATATCTGTTTACAATTCAAACGATGAAAATCTTTATAACTTAGGTTATAATTTAGGTAAATGGATATATTTAATAGATGCCATTGATGACTTAGAAAAAGATATGCAAAAAAATAAATTTAATCCATTAAATGATATATTAAATAAAGAAAATCTTCCATATCAAGAATTTAGGTCTTCTATTTTAGAAAGAATTGAGTTCAATCTTACGACATGTGGAAGAATAGCCTTTAATGAACTTGATAATATAAATCTAAAAAAGAATAAAGAAATCATAAAAAATATTCTTAGCCTAGGTTTAATAATGAAAATGGATAAAATACTTAATGTTAACAATTGTAAGGAGTGTGGAACTAGTGGCAAAGAATCCATATGA
- a CDS encoding class IV adenylate cyclase: MQEMETRIIKIDVDNIRSIVKKHNLQLVKKENQINNIYDFEDRRLLNKKGYARIRIIEDLLNNETINFMTTKKLISQTPYKVMDENEVIISDSETGKNIFTSLGLILVESIKKYRESYKYKNTLIEIDINDKSFCPFPYLEIETNSEEELKEVVNLLGYTMEDTTSKTIYEILDNEGVTKGI; this comes from the coding sequence ATGCAAGAAATGGAGACTCGTATCATTAAAATAGATGTAGATAATATAAGATCTATAGTAAAAAAACATAACCTTCAACTAGTAAAAAAAGAAAATCAAATTAACAACATATATGATTTTGAAGATAGAAGATTACTAAACAAAAAAGGCTATGCAAGAATACGAATTATAGAAGACTTGTTAAATAATGAAACTATAAATTTTATGACTACAAAAAAACTTATCTCACAAACTCCATATAAAGTTATGGATGAAAATGAAGTAATAATTTCTGATAGTGAAACGGGAAAAAATATTTTTACTTCTCTTGGGTTGATACTAGTAGAATCTATTAAAAAATATAGAGAAAGCTATAAATATAAAAATACATTAATTGAAATAGATATAAACGATAAAAGTTTTTGTCCATTTCCATATCTAGAAATAGAAACAAATAGCGAAGAAGAACTAAAAGAAGTTGTTAATCTTCTAGGATATACTATGGAAGACACTACTTCAAAAACTATATATGAAATATTAGATAATGAAGGAGTTACAAAAGGAATTTAA
- a CDS encoding nucleoid-associated protein has translation MDYINEIHLKEAIVHILDQNSDEPILTEYPLILTEDIDEYLTKHLTKSLKDEELKYGYFKDGRIIVNETSLEYFNGNINFVDMSKELARKFFAIMKGNGTIGSCDLLIVSFLTDLGPMIGILKLDYIKNYAHVVDFVNDKIGIKIVEQYSGLPAASQKLQKCAFVKSERGTSDLLVIDKINKKEEQEGYVSNYFIENYLECTLEKTSRDKTKEFITNAEKWTQKAFKENAESANEVRNTIKKKLREEDSINIESLATEMFHDNEEAKESFNTYLLEKGVKDTIDLDKNYIEKKLKRVRLKIDKDIDIYLSEEAYNDNMRFEIKPNGDGSVNMIIKNVINYIEK, from the coding sequence TTGGATTATATAAATGAAATTCATTTAAAAGAAGCTATTGTACATATATTAGATCAAAACTCAGATGAACCGATACTTACGGAATATCCATTAATTTTAACAGAAGATATAGATGAATATTTAACTAAGCATTTAACTAAATCTTTAAAGGATGAAGAGTTGAAATATGGATACTTTAAAGATGGAAGAATAATTGTAAATGAGACGTCGTTAGAATATTTTAATGGAAATATAAATTTTGTAGATATGTCAAAAGAGTTAGCTAGAAAATTTTTTGCAATAATGAAGGGAAATGGAACGATAGGATCTTGTGATTTGCTTATAGTTAGTTTCCTTACAGATTTAGGACCTATGATAGGTATACTTAAATTAGATTACATAAAAAATTATGCTCATGTTGTAGATTTTGTTAATGATAAAATAGGTATAAAGATAGTAGAACAATATTCTGGGCTTCCAGCTGCATCTCAAAAATTACAAAAATGTGCATTTGTTAAAAGTGAACGAGGTACTAGTGATCTTCTTGTTATAGATAAAATAAATAAAAAGGAAGAACAAGAGGGATATGTAAGTAATTATTTTATTGAGAATTACTTAGAGTGCACATTAGAAAAAACAAGTAGAGATAAAACAAAAGAGTTTATAACTAATGCAGAAAAATGGACACAAAAAGCTTTTAAAGAAAATGCAGAAAGTGCTAATGAGGTAAGAAATACAATTAAGAAAAAGCTTCGTGAAGAAGATTCTATAAATATAGAGAGTTTAGCTACAGAAATGTTTCATGATAATGAAGAAGCAAAAGAAAGTTTTAATACCTATTTACTTGAAAAAGGTGTTAAGGATACTATAGATCTTGATAAAAATTATATAGAGAAAAAGTTAAAAAGAGTCAGACTTAAGATAGATAAAGATATAGATATTTATCTAAGTGAGGAGGCTTATAATGATAACATGAGGTTTGAGATTAAACCAAATGGTGATGGTTCAGTTAATATGATAATAAAGAATGTTATTAATTATATCGAAAAATAA
- a CDS encoding leucyl aminopeptidase, with product MNIDIKNVDLSTVEAMIIPVYQDKVNNCEWVEKIKKSNAFKGKEGEVFYFTKEEGGLKYEILVGLGEYEKSSAEILRSSIAKATKKAKELKVKTLGIQFTESKNICVGGTVKAIAEGSRLALYTFNKYKSKKEEYDVDIFISKVPEEKIAKATERLEEVNNIIDGVIIARNLVNEPANVIYPETLASEAESIGKDSGFEVEVFGEDKIKSLGMEAFLTVGMGSDKKPKLIVMRYMGDKDSEEITGLVGKGLTYDTGGYSLKPNDSMKDMKSDMGGAAAVIGTISALAKNKVKQNVIAVVAACENAISGGSYKPGDIISSMAGKTIEVLNTDAEGRLTLADAVTYIVRKEKVTKVIDVATLTGAALIALGETTTAVVSNNDEFYGKLIKASEKTGEHFWRLPGYDEYKKMIKSDIADLKNVGGRLAGTITAGLFVGEFVEEKPWLHLDIAGTSWTSTPVSEYVVKGATGAPVRTLYYLVKGPCGCGSHK from the coding sequence ATGAATATTGATATTAAAAATGTAGATTTATCTACTGTAGAAGCAATGATAATTCCTGTATATCAGGATAAAGTTAATAATTGTGAATGGGTAGAAAAAATAAAAAAATCTAATGCTTTCAAAGGAAAAGAAGGTGAAGTGTTTTACTTTACTAAAGAAGAAGGCGGATTAAAATATGAAATTCTTGTTGGTCTTGGAGAATATGAAAAATCAAGTGCTGAAATATTAAGAAGCTCAATAGCAAAAGCTACTAAGAAAGCTAAAGAACTAAAAGTTAAAACTTTAGGAATCCAATTTACAGAAAGTAAAAACATATGTGTTGGAGGAACTGTTAAAGCTATTGCAGAAGGTTCTAGACTTGCTTTATATACTTTTAATAAATATAAAAGTAAGAAAGAAGAATATGATGTAGATATTTTTATTTCTAAAGTACCAGAAGAAAAGATAGCAAAAGCAACTGAAAGATTAGAAGAAGTAAATAATATAATAGATGGAGTAATTATAGCTAGGAACTTAGTAAATGAACCAGCTAATGTAATATATCCAGAAACTTTAGCTAGTGAAGCAGAATCTATTGGAAAAGATAGTGGATTTGAAGTAGAGGTATTTGGAGAAGATAAAATAAAATCTTTAGGGATGGAAGCATTTTTAACTGTTGGTATGGGTTCGGATAAAAAACCTAAGCTTATAGTTATGAGATATATGGGAGATAAGGATAGTGAGGAAATTACAGGGCTAGTAGGTAAGGGTCTAACTTATGATACTGGTGGATATTCTTTAAAGCCAAATGATTCAATGAAAGATATGAAGAGTGATATGGGTGGTGCTGCTGCAGTTATAGGAACTATTAGTGCTCTTGCTAAAAATAAAGTTAAACAAAATGTTATTGCAGTAGTAGCAGCTTGTGAAAATGCTATTTCAGGTGGAAGTTATAAACCAGGTGATATAATAAGTTCAATGGCTGGAAAAACTATAGAGGTTCTTAATACAGATGCGGAAGGGAGACTTACATTAGCAGATGCAGTAACATATATAGTAAGAAAAGAAAAAGTAACAAAAGTTATAGATGTAGCAACACTTACAGGAGCAGCTCTTATAGCTCTTGGAGAAACAACTACAGCGGTAGTTTCTAATAATGATGAATTCTATGGTAAATTAATAAAAGCATCAGAAAAGACTGGTGAACATTTTTGGAGATTACCAGGTTATGATGAATATAAGAAAATGATAAAATCAGATATTGCAGATCTTAAAAATGTTGGAGGAAGATTGGCTGGAACTATAACAGCAGGATTATTTGTAGGTGAATTTGTTGAAGAGAAGCCATGGTTACATTTAGATATAGCAGGTACATCTTGGACATCTACGCCTGTTTCAGAATATGTAGTAAAAGGGGCTACAGGAGCACCAGTTAGAACTCTTTATTATTTAGTTAAGGGTCCATGTGGTTGTGGAAGCCATAAATAA
- a CDS encoding tetratricopeptide repeat protein, which yields MLRRSRKTKFNKYSTLNSSFSKRKQKKNHKPLIISSIIIFLVGFTIYIYISSKNSTNFKLNLLLASRYYEDKKFDLSLEKYKEALKVDRTNPDIIMGLTRTYIKLEKYSEAEALLNESTSLSNGEEYLNALIDLKFKQNKTMEVYDLLVSKYNDTKDSMYKELFNKYFNVTIASNKYIYKSSEKATFNLYLTDKENNILSNLDEKIEISGDNIKDFKTSKGSATFGFSGLSEATIKVSSGLIDTSAKVLCIDDIEVVGIPTTKVKVDEELEVKIQGKSNKTTKTSNKQSTNTNKTMDLSSLNNQFVLNNGTLEKYEFSNPIITFDEKVVEKIDGDNPFEFKLKAIGAGDIKLSVQWDSFTKTTNKYINPK from the coding sequence TTGCTACGTAGAAGTAGAAAAACTAAATTTAATAAGTATAGTACATTAAATAGTAGTTTTAGTAAAAGAAAACAGAAAAAAAATCATAAACCATTAATCATAAGTTCTATTATTATATTTTTAGTTGGTTTTACAATTTATATCTATATATCATCTAAAAATTCCACTAACTTTAAATTAAATCTATTATTAGCTTCTAGATATTATGAAGATAAAAAATTTGATCTTTCTCTAGAAAAATATAAAGAGGCCTTAAAAGTAGATCGCACTAATCCTGATATAATTATGGGACTTACAAGAACATATATTAAGCTTGAAAAGTATTCTGAAGCAGAAGCTCTACTTAATGAAAGTACTTCCTTAAGTAACGGTGAAGAATATCTTAATGCTTTAATTGATCTTAAATTCAAACAAAATAAGACCATGGAAGTATATGACTTACTTGTATCTAAATATAATGATACAAAGGATTCTATGTATAAAGAACTATTTAATAAATATTTTAATGTTACTATTGCAAGTAATAAATATATTTATAAGTCTAGCGAAAAGGCTACATTTAATTTATATCTTACCGATAAAGAAAATAATATTCTTTCTAACCTAGATGAAAAAATTGAGATTTCTGGAGATAACATAAAAGATTTTAAAACTTCAAAAGGATCTGCTACCTTCGGATTTAGTGGCTTATCAGAAGCTACTATTAAGGTATCCTCAGGACTTATAGATACCTCTGCAAAAGTTCTATGCATAGATGATATTGAAGTTGTCGGAATTCCTACTACTAAAGTAAAGGTCGATGAAGAGTTAGAAGTAAAAATTCAAGGTAAATCTAATAAAACCACTAAAACTTCAAATAAACAATCAACTAATACTAATAAAACTATGGATTTATCTTCTTTAAATAATCAATTTGTTTTAAATAATGGAACTTTAGAGAAATATGAATTTTCAAATCCTATCATCACTTTTGATGAAAAAGTTGTTGAAAAAATAGATGGAGATAACCCTTTTGAATTTAAATTAAAAGCCATCGGTGCTGGTGATATAAAATTAAGTGTTCAATGGGATAGTTTTACTAAAACTACTAATAAATATATAAATCCAAAATAA
- a CDS encoding DUF4363 family protein encodes MKNLFYSLSLFIIMICAILFSTSFLIKTNDHLVEHIETIKNYVENDMWNEASNEFDILFDHWIKESKLIAIFINHNDLDNVTNEIYRLKEYIEIQERGESVATLGSIYYNFNKIINLEKIRLENIL; translated from the coding sequence ATGAAAAATTTATTTTATTCTCTATCACTATTTATAATTATGATATGTGCTATACTATTTAGCACTTCTTTTCTTATAAAGACTAATGATCACTTAGTTGAACATATAGAAACAATAAAAAATTATGTAGAAAATGATATGTGGAATGAGGCTTCCAATGAATTTGATATCCTTTTTGACCACTGGATAAAGGAATCTAAATTAATTGCTATATTTATAAATCACAATGATTTAGATAATGTTACCAACGAAATATATAGACTAAAGGAATACATTGAAATTCAAGAACGTGGAGAATCTGTTGCTACACTAGGATCTATATATTATAACTTTAATAAAATAATTAATTTAGAAAAAATAAGATTGGAGAATATTTTATAA